Within Plasmodium coatneyi strain Hackeri chromosome 14, complete sequence, the genomic segment TATGGAATATACACgtatattcataaatatatatacacatatatcctatatatacatatatatatgtatatacgtacatgtatggagtgtatatatctatatataacAATTATGCACGCGCCGCCCCTTCTTATGattacatataaaaattgaatttctatttcttcctaaTAATGTGCACAAAGTCACAATTATCCATGTAATCATAATTcattgtatacatatatgtgcatgcattaaatcatcatatgtatataagaacacaactttccccttttatcgAAATTCACATGATACATTATTAATTAGTGTTCTAATTTTGTGCTAAAGGGAATTAATAAAGAAGTtcataccatatataatataactcccatatatatacacacagtTCATTCTATCCCTGACCTTCCTATACACATTTAATCATATCCCCTATCCCGCACACATTTATAGAATGTGGTCAAAGAAGTAGAAAACGGTGCAAAAAAGTGTATTCATTATTTATTAAGAGGAATATACCTGCTTTCAAAATAATATTTAACAATATACTCCATCTTCACTTTTAATATcattcaataataataactgTTTTCACTTCTCTCCCCCTGCGCTTTTTGTTAGTTTATCATGAACaggttatttatattaaaaatcaGCACCACATTACTTCAAATATTCTCTCTCTATCCCTTCCTCAATGAACATTACACACCCTTCATTCTTTacttatgtacacatatctTCATTCATCTTACtatttctcttccttccttgggTGAGTGTACTGTAAATAAcccataaatatatatggaatgcGTACATTAAGCACGAACTGAGGATCCTTCCTCCTAAattcatattatattttacatattaATACACTTTCACCCATTATACAAAttttatatgttcattatGGTTATCAGGCTTTAGAATTCAGGGTTATGcgtttaggcttcagggcCTAGGTTTATaggtttaggcttcaggatttagggtttacggtttcaggcttcacggtttagggattatggtttagggtttcttGTTTTATAGTTCAggattcaggttttagggtccCAGGGTTTacagtttagggttcagggtttagggttcagggttagggtttaggatttagggtttagagctCAGAGTTTAGCTTTCTGGGTTTTAgcttcagggttcagggtttagacttcagggtttagggttcaggatttaggcttgatgctttagggttcagggtttagctttgaggttttaggttttaggatttacGTTTCAGGTTCTATGTGAATTGGAAGTGAAGTATTGTACGTCAGAGCTTAGGCGCATACACTTAAGGATAAACAGTGACAATGTGCCCTAAACTCCTAACACCAAAACCCTAAGGTGTTAACGCTAAATATTGAGAGCTAACCCTTAAAACCCCGAATACTGAATTCTAAAGGCTATTCGCTAAACCCCGAAACCCGGAACGCTAAACTCTAAACTttaaaaccctaaaactcTGAAAGCTAAGGTATAAATAGTGATCCATGAGCCTGAACCCTAGACACgtaaccctgaaccctaaatcctgaagaCTAAACCCTATACCTGAGCCCTAAaccggaaccctaaacctttaaccctgaaaccctaaagtCTGAACCCTTAACtctaagccctgaaccctaaagaaTGAACCATAAAGATTGAAGCTTCTCTTCCCTGTGTGTTCTCAtaacagaaaagaagaaaaggaaaagtaatgTAAGATGTAGAATACAAGAtgaaattaaaggaaaaaaaggtaatcTTAGATGgaggaatgtatatatttcgtGTGTAGGTGAGTTAAAATATAACTAATAAAATTGGAAGAACgaaataaggagaaaaattgcTATTATTAAGTAGTCATATatgaagaaaggggggaaggctGTGGTGCAAAATGTTCTTAGAAAAgatgtatacatatttttcttctctctcatatataatacttatctaattcctctttttttctttcattcttaaTGTGTAAATTTTATAGATATATGTGTGCTCCTATTCCACTACGTATTCATAAATGTGGAAATtacggaaggaaggaaaaaaaaatgtgcatataagaACTATACTATGTATgtcaacaatttttaattattacttaaaaaagcagaagagaaTAAATTTTGAATAAATATGGAATTTGCTGCTTAAAGGGGATTAGTGCCATTATGATGTGTACCATAATGAATGGAATTGAATAATGACACGATATTTCGGGTAAACGCCTATGAATGACTAATGTAGTGATTAATTACAGAGTGTATAGGTATTAAGCGTATAGATACTAAGTGTATAAgaagtttgtttttttcatttttttttttttttcaattctgtTGTTTTAATATACCTACTCATAATTCTACTTTCAACTATGTGTATATGATGAATTAATGTGCATATGATGAGTTAATGTATATGCGTATGCATTATCATAATTGCtttaaagaatgaataatgtGTATTAATGGAGGAAATTGAAGTTTAATAGGAATAATCATGAAATAGGTGCACATCCACAtctcatatgtacatatgtgtgaaaTGTTTTAAcagaaatatattatatataaaggaaaaacaccATGACAAAATGACAgctgtaaggaagaaagaaaatacaaGTTTCCTTTTAGTGTTTGTTCAAAATgtttcatgtatatataataatgtacATAGTACCTTATGTATAGTACAATAATAATttagaaatatatgaaaatattcACTTCTATATTTCATTACTTCCTAATTCCATTTTTCGTAGGAGGATCCGGAGCAGAATCACTGCAATGTGAGTGatttaccttcacaaaaaatatataaccatTTCAATAATTTCAAGAATGGCAAACATACATGTACGGAAATTACTTCCTGGACAACAGGAATTGAGagtattttaaataataatttaaatagCACTGCGTGtgataagaaggaatgtgcaAAGAAAATTGCGGAAGCCTGGTGTTTAATATCTACATtgaatataaaagaaaatttgcCATGTAGCAGAATTTGcgatttcttttatttctggtTGGACGATATATTATCTAAAAACTTGAAATGGAGTATTACAAGTGAAACTATTATGCCAAAAATCTACAATACATTGGAAGGAAGCTCCAGCGGCAGTCTATGTAGTTACGACACTGTCTACCGTACTATTGGCAAAATGCTTCTCGAACggagaaaattaatattcgattattattatgactaCAGAACTATATGGAACAAACTGAAGGATTGCAGGCCCCCGGAGTGTTCCTGTAAGGGGAAATATGATGGCTACTTGAATGGAGCTAAAAGCTCTTATAGCCAAGTAGAGGCAAATTGTGCAACCCTCCCTGATGATGAATACTGTactaaaattgtaaataagATCAAGGATGGTACTATCCCAGAACcatcaaaatttaaaaatggaacagtgCCTGAAGGGAATCCCCCATctgaagaaggggaagacggAGCAAATCTGGATAGTTGTTTGAAACAACTGTCTTCAGTAGTTGCTGCATTACCACAGCATAAGGAAATTACAAAGGAAGTAACCTCTACAGCTATAGAAAATCCATCAACCACCATTCCTACAGTTGTTTCTTCCGCCGCTGCAGCATTAATAGGACTACCAACAATTgctgcattctttttatataaagtaataattataattagtacatatatatatatatatatatatatatatataagtatatgtagacatattcCCATCCCCTTCTGCTTCcaccctcccccttttcacaatttttagtataatcttctaccttcttggATAAGGAGGAACACCCTCCTTGGAAGCAAAAATagaaacagaaataaaagatCCACTGGACGACACAACTTTGAAGAACTAACAGATTATTCAACAGCGGATACATCCACAATGGACTCATCGGAAACAAGTTCCACAATGGACGGTTCCACGTTTGATTCTACTACCGTACGTTCTGTCCCGTATACTACAACACccagaagggaaagaacaaataataaacaacaacaaagacAACAGATGTCAAGAAATATAAGTTACCAACATATTTAATGTAACATTAAATGGATCTCTTGCAGGAGTATAAGTAACGGAGcagtttatatatagtgCGGAGTAAGAatgatatttcttttttcttttttttattctttaaaaagttactttgtaacttttatttgctcctttttctttttttttttttttttgcattgtATGAAAGTGTTTGAATGTTCATTtgtaatcaatataagtggaagaaaatttttttttccgttattGATCTGTTggtaaattcctttttactGAAGATCCAATAGGTTCATTTATTCTGatatatgttttaattttcataattttttttagtattaataattttttcttttttcttaaggtccaattatggacatatttgagaaaaggtgctcctccaaattgtgcgAGAATGTTCGCGAGGGTCCGCAAGGGTCAACAGAGGTTCATTTcgccccccttcttttttatgttatacacatctgTTAGATGCACAGTTCACACAAAACGGGAATAATAGTCCCTgcataaaaggggaagggaagttgCGTCTTCCGTTTTATATAATTTAGGTATAATattagtcaaaaaaaaaaaatgccctaatataaatttgtcacacagaaaaaatttccaaaaaaaaagttgcaaaaaaagaaagatttgccctaatataaattttgtcacagaaaaagttgtacaaaaaaataaaaaaagaaaaggaagaaaagaagaaaggaaggaagaaaaatggacaacgACCGTGTGTATAAAATCGCGCAGATGCAAAAATCGCaggtgcaaaaaagaaatttaataaaatggacGCTTCCTACATAtgtgaatgaatgaaaaagaagggggggtaaAAATCTTTTTGTGTGCGTGCACGTGCACCGGAATGTTGTTACACACTGTTAAactattgcatatatattttgtacttatgtacacacacatcggaaaaaaaaaaaaagaaggacggTGTGTAAATCGCAGATGCAAAGAAATTTATAATGAACGCTTTACATAtgtaagaatgaaaaaaaaaggggaagtaaaGGAGTTACATCTATGATAAGGCATAATAGAAAGACACCTGACAAACAGTTGTCACTATATGGTGCGTATGGACAGGCAAGTGTGTAGTAATAATAAGGGTGGAGGGCAAGACTACTGTAGGGAAATGTAATTAAATTATTAGTTTCCATCGAGGTAGTCTTATTCAGGGTGCAAAGGAACCTGCTGGATCAATTATTTAAGTGAAGAATTGAAACAGATAGAATGATCGATTATTTCTATAGTTTTTCCACGAGAACAGGAAAGTAGTACAGTCTGCGTCAGGTGAAAAGCAGGTGTAGCAGGAGTTGTCATTAGaagtatattattataagaagagaaaaaaaagaaaaaaagcaaaggaggggaaagtaaagcaaaaagagcaaaaaagaaggaaaaaaaaaaaattacaatgtaCACAGTACGGTACATATATCgatatatttccttcctatataaatacaccaaagaaataataagGAGTATagtaaattttaaaataattaaaatatgaGAGAATCACACATCCACATTCtgcatatatttctcttcTATGAATATATACTATGTGCTAAATACTGAGGAGTGTATACATGTAAAAAGGGAGTCAAATACTAAATACagaataagtatatatactatGAGGAAAAACATTAATAATAAATCGGAGTGTAAAGTATTTTTGAATCTAACTAACATAGTTTAGAATTTTTAcctaaaagggaaaaacaaataagtGTGATAGAGAATAATATAATGGTGCGGCGGAGCACGCGTAGTAatatagggaaaaataagaatgaataaataaggagTGCAGCACATAGCAccattcttctttaattCACTATCCCAtcataattttcttcccacttTGTAGAtttaataattaatatactTCACACATAAATAGCGCATGCActttacatataaataatatatatatatttgtataatgGACGTCTATAGTAGCTTGTACTTGATAAAAGGGAGTGAATAAATACTTAAAGAAGAGAGTAAGAACTTTGTGTACAGTTCTGTAGAATAATCATAATTGGATGTAAGGAATGTTTGTATATGTGTTCAAAATTATTAGGAAGTCTAAGGACAAACATTAGGATAGTTGAGcaatgaggaaaaatatatgtagagTGCGAAGAATCAGCGAAAATTAGGGATAATGGCGGTAAGGACAATTTTAGAAAGGATAAATAAACTCACAATACGGGGTAAATTTTTCATGCAATGTGTAATGTATTAaagtatatgtacataatataacacatacatacattaCTTGTTACACTTATAGGGAAGCTGTCTACAACATTCTACATCCAAAAGTACATATGAAGAAATTAGTTCGCAGGCGGGTAGTAGTACGTGTAAagtaaaatatgaaaagttGAAAGGGAagttgaagaaaattttggaaatcAGTGGGGGTTATGGGGAGTATATAGATAAAATTATAAGTGTCTGGTGTAAAGTGGGTATAGAGAAAGACCAGAGTGCAGAGggtaaaatttattataattatttctattattggctgGGGGACATGGTATACAGTAAGTTAGAGGGCACTGGTTTATTTTCAGGaattatgaatatatttcACGATGATTTGAAGGAGTTCGATTCTACGGGGCAGTGTAAGAACGTATGGCCTTCTGTAGACGAAGAACAATTCCagaatttaaaagaaatgtggGACTACACAAACGATTATAACgaaataaggaataaaatacTTAGTAATAGATATGAGCACTGTTATGGGGAATATAGGAAATACTTAGAAGGAGCTGTTAGTACACATAATAAGATAAGGGAACATTGTCAAAACGGGAGCGAAGGGAATTATTGTGAAAAGTTTAATGAAATATTCGGCAGTAATTGTAGGGGGAAGAATATTACAGAACCTTCAAATTTATATTCTGAGGTAATAGGAAAAATAGGGGGACCCACAAGTACCGTAAGTTGGGATACTCCTGGGGGACATTCACCTCCTACATTACAAACGGAGTCCGACACAAGTAAAGACAAAGCATCTATGGAGGATTCGAGGGAATCCACAAGAGAAGATATGGAACAGGCACATACGCACGGGGCAGAAGGTCCCAGGGCACATGGGGCACCTGATGTTAATGGTCACCATGGTAATTATGATCCATCGATCCACCCTCCCCTTGACGGGTCGAGTGGTTTCGcggaagaggggaaaatggTTGAATCAGGAAGAAATGTGAAAGAAGGGATCATAGTCCACCAGGGGTTGCACCATGGTGAACACAGCACACTGGGTGTGTATCACAGTTTTGAACATATTGAGAATTAAcaccccccccctttcctccttcatttacTCTTCAGGTGATGGAACTGGTGTTGGGAAACAGGATGGAAGTGAAAGTAGAGGAGGAGATGGTGAAACTGCTGAGGGCTTAGGAACTGAAGTTGCTAGTGTTATTACTGGCCTTGGTACTTCACCTGAACATGTTACTTCTCAACCAACACAACAGGAATCCCATTCTTCCAGTTCTTCTAGTTCCAGTTCTTCTGCTTCAGCTACGggtggtagtggtggtggtgccaGTACACCAGGAGGTCCAGTAGGTCCAAAGGGTCCTGCAGGTGAAAGAGCTTCGGCAAGTGGACTTGCTAGTACCGGTATTCCTGCAGCAGGCACAGCTGCAGCAAAGGCTGGAGGAAACGCTGTAGCAGCTGAAGTGGGTGAAGCAGGTGGTTCAGCACCTCTTTCCATTATTATTCCCCCCGCGGCCGCACTATTAGCAGTTCCCTTAATTGGTTTACTTCTTCACAAAGTGAGTTTCATATTATACACATCACACACATGATTAATAGGATTGCTGTggacccttttttttgtataaacaCTAAATATAGAGTGAATTGTGCATTATGCTCGTACGCACATCcttgcccttttttcttacttccaCCACCTTAACACCGccttcgtccttttttactCAGTATACCTCCATATTTCCCTGGAGCGAAAATTCACGTggcaaaagaaggaaaagggaaggatcCTTCAGACATGAATTGAACACATTCACAGAAGATGGTACTTCTACGGACGGGTTCACAGAGTACGAAACAATTGGTTCCACGGGAGCTTCCACAATAGAGGATCCATCCGAATATTCCGTTCCTTATGTTAGATAAGTTCCTCTCTTtctaaaaggaaggagaaggaaacaaataataataatagaggaaagaaggaaggggagaaagaacaaataagaTAAGGGAACGACAACATCAACAACCATTACAACAGAAACAACGACCACAACAGGGACAAAGAAAGAACATACGTTATCATCGTATGTAACGAACACACAACACATCACATTGtggaacacacacattgtgtgtggaatgtaacaccattgaatgtaatgtttccttccctctcgCTCTGTAGGCAGGGCATAAATAACCACGCACAATTTATACAGTGTGTAAGAAACAAAgagatatttttcttttttccccttttctaatattatgaattaattcaatttaatttttcttttttttctttttacctcTAATTAGATTGACACTTTTGaatcttgtttttttgtgcattgaattataaattttttttttttccggaaCATCAATATTTCattgatatatttttcttttttttattttatttaaaatgtttgcTTGTCCCTTTTAGCCATTCATCTATTATTccgtttgtaattttttctttttcttttttttttttttgcttaatgTGCCACTGTTTctcattataattttattttttcgtgcaaacgtgacatggtaaaattTGTAATTGtaaacatttattttgttatttttttttttaatattatgaattaattcaatttacttttttttttttctcttttttgttgtgCCAGTGTTTGTCCCTAAAATATTGATTTTTTCGTATACACAAACATGTGatatggtaaaaaatttgtgtaattgtgtacaaagttccttttcttttttttttttttttttgtaagaacaccttttttttgcggagaaAAGCACATGAAAAGGGATGTTTGGCTAGAATTGACTactttgcgcaaaaaaaaaaaaaaaaaaagcagcataAGCCAagctccttctttttttatttttttggttgCTCCTTATTTGGTGGTTGTTGTGCTTccctccctcttttttattgtttgtatactttttccatattgtgctttccattctttttttttttaatttttagacATAGAttgatttcttctttcctttattttttcttccttttcttctttctttaccTTTCCctcctgaaacctaaaaatGGCACCCCTATAAAACACctaaataccaggccacattATCCTTCCGTAGACCCTAAATCAGCTAAATAACAGgtcacattgttgttcttacaccctgaaacacCTAAGTAGCAGGCTATATTTATGatcataaaccctgaaacagctaaatatcAGGCCATATTATTGTTCTTATACCATAAAACCCAAACGATAAgcgtgaaatcctacacacatacaccctaaattgtgaaatcctacaccaacacccctaaaatgcgaaattccGCACATATCCCTAAATGccaaatcctacacacacacacacccaaaaagcaaaatcctaaacacacacacccctaaaatgcgaaatcttacacacacacccctaaaatgcaaaatcctacactcgGCACCTTAAGTGGTAAAtcctacatatacacacccttaaatgcgaaatactacacatacacccctaaaatgcgaaatcctacatacacaccctaaaatgcgaaatactacacatacaccctaaaatgcgaaatcctacacacacaccctaaaatgcaaaatcctacacatacacccctaaaatgcgaaatcctacacatacacccctaaaatgcaaaatcctacacatacacccctaaaatgcaaaatcctacacatacaccctaaaatgcgaaatactacacatacaccctaaaatgcgaaatcctacacacacaccctaaaatgcgaaatactACACTCGGCACCCTAAGTGTGAAATTTCGcacctaaaatgcgaaaaaacCTACAACCCCAAGAGTGAAATCCAGTACCCCCCCCCTATCTTTGGGAAAGACATGTATACACGCGCTTGTGTGCGTAAGCGATTGTGCTCGTAAAggcatgtatatgtatatgtatctgttttttttttttttttttccttttttctttttctcaacTGTTTGCCCCTTTGCGGTACTTCCCAGAGATTGGTAACACCTTTGCGCGGCACCTTTCAAGATAGACAAGTACTTTCAAGTACATTCAATTATGCCCAtgaaaaaaggcgaaaaacaCAATTTAGAATCTACATAGGACAAACATTTACGTTTAGATGATAAAGCTGCCTGAAAGGGGTGTTTCCTTGAAATGGACACATATATACTCTGGGAAAAAACACCAATGGAAGATTCGTCCCGGATGTTGGGGAATTATTCATTTCACAGTTGGTGGTGTACCCACCCACCCCCACACACAGATACTACCAATATTGCGtcacctccctttttttcggaGACAAAGTGATGAACTCGTTGTGATACATAGGTACATTTCTTAAGATACAACCCTGggaaataaagcaaaaagaaaaaaaagaaaatagggaaaaaaaaaaggaaccaaggggaaggaagaatgccaTTGTAATCTTGTACTATATATGAGCTCAGCGgttatttattgttccttctttcctccagGGGGAGGGACATCACATTTAATATTACATTCAATGTTACCATACAGGTGTTACATACGACCgtaatttatattatttctttgccTTTGTTgtctattattccttcccctttggccAGGTGGTGATGGTCGTGGCCTACCATTATAtgtggtagaattgtctgttgttgttcttgaCAGGTTTGATGTGGAAGCTACAGTTGAGCCGATTGTGGATTCGTTGTCCGTTAATGTGTCCCAACTCCTTGCACCTgatctcctttttcctctattACTTCTAGTGGGGCTGCTCCTTCCTACTCCAAAGTAGTGACTTATCCAGGGGGGTAGGCGATTATACTGATAGGAAAGGGTTAAAGGAAGGGAttttagaaggaaggggtgttagaaggagggtgttagaaggaggaGGGTGTTAGAGTGTGGGGGAGTGAGTTTtagaaggaacgttgttagggtggtggttggtggaaggaagattgttaggttggtggttggtggaaggaagattgttaggggggtggtagggtggaaggaaggttgttagggtagtggtagggtggaaggaaggttgtaaCGGGTGGTTAGTGGAAgtaaggttgtgttaggtgggtggaaggaaggaaggtttttaggtgggttgttaggtgagtggtaggttgaaggaaggttgttagggtggtggtagggtttaggttgttaggtgggtggtaggtcaGAATGTGAACAtgcattatgtacatatatatgtgtgcaatGTACAGTTTATTCTATCTTTGTAATGTTGACAAGAATACGGTAAGTACAAGGtcgtgtgtgtatattatattaattttataatgGTAGTTGTACCTTGTGGAGAAAGAAGGCAGTCACTGGTAGTCCGACTATTCCTAGGATGGAAGAAATTGCAGCAGCGGCCGCCGCATTCGCTCCTTCCGCATCACGTAAATATCCCCGTGCCTTCTCTGATGTACATTTTGATTTTAGGAGTTCATCACGAATGAGTTCTTTATACTCGCcgttaaatttttcacaatatgCATTAACACTAGTACCTTTTATTGGACAACGCCATTCTATAATGCTATATGCTGTTGCAACCTCATCCAGGTAATCGACCAATTTTTCACTACAGGGAGTTTCCTTATCCTTGTTTAACTCTGATTTTACTTTATTATAATCCACATAGtaatcatatatttttctctcaGAATCGAAATCGAACTTCCCAAAAGGGCTGCGCTCAACGTTACATTCACTTCCATTAGGCAATGTTTTCAATTTCCCTAATACCTTATCCATAATATTCTTAAATGATGAATCATCAATTTCGTCGATGTCATATATCATATGCCCTATGTAATAGTATAAGAAACCGTAGCGCTGTTCTTTGGATAAGGTGCTTTCCTCTATGTTCTCTTCACTTACATAGCACCACACTTTCTTAAGCTTATCAGcatactttccttttttaacaccATCCGGCAATTCTCCATCTATTTCTGTCGGTAAATTCTTATCAGCCGTACAGGAGTTGTTGGCTTCATTGAATTTTTGGTAAGCTTCTGTTGAAGGTAACATCTGTAAAATGGGGtcctacaaaaataaaaattataagtgAAACAGATGTGTTAATATATTGTCCTTTCCTTCGTCCtacttagaccctcctttccttccttccttagacctacatttctttctttccttccctagacccccctttccttccatcctccttagacattactctccctccttcctccttaggcaccttccttccttagacctccctttccttcctttctcctccttagaccccttccttagatcgatttccttcctttctcctccttagaccctttccttccttagaccctccttccctagaccccttctttccaccccataacaaccttccacctaccaccacccctaacaatccacctaccaccctaacaaccttcccttccacctaccacctctaacagttttccttccacctaccacctctaacaattttccttccacctaccacctctaacaattttccttccacctaccacctctaacaatcttctttcgatcaaccacccctaacaaccttccttccatctaccacccctaacaaccttccttccatctaccacccctaacataactttccttccac encodes:
- a CDS encoding KIR protein, whose amino-acid sequence is MLPSTEAYQKFNEANNSCTADKNLPTEIDGELPDGVKKGKYADKLKKVWCYVSEENIEESTLSKEQRYGFLYYYIGHMIYDIDEIDDSSFKNIMDKVLGKLKTLPNGSECNVERSPFGKFDFDSERKIYDYYVDYNKVKSELNKDKETPCSEKLVDYLDEVATAYSIIEWRCPIKGTSVNAYCEKFNGEYKELIRDELLKSKCTSEKARGYLRDAEGANAAAAAAISSILGIVGLPVTAFFLHKYNRLPPWISHYFGVGRSSPTRSNRGKRRSGARSWDTLTDNESTIGSTVASTSNLSRTTTDNSTTYNGRPRPSPPGQRGRNNRQQRQRNNINYGRM